The Sphingomonas naphthae nucleotide sequence TTCGGCCCCTTGCCGGGCTTCAGCACTTCATATTGCAGGCCGGAGGCGGTGGTGACGACACCGCTCCGCTTGCCGTTTTCCGCCAGAAAGTCGGCCGGAGTCTGCGCCATGGCGACCGCCTTGGACGTGCTGGTCCAGGCGGCGGCCAGGGCCAGAAGCAAGGTGATCGCGATACCCACCCACAGCATCGGCAGCACGCCCTTCTTGATCGGGCGCAGCGGAACGGCGGTCACTTCGGACATGGGGTACTCGCGATGGAGAGCAGGAAAAACGTGGTGCTACAGCGCCTTACCGGGCGCCGTCACGCTCCGCCCGCTTGCGCTCCAGCTTGCGGGCGCGGCGCACGGCGGCAGCCCGCTCACGAGCGCGCTTCTCCGAGGGCTTCTCGTAATGGCGACGCAGCTTCATCTCGCGATACACGCCCTCGCGCTGCAGCTTCTTCTTGAGCGCGCGAAGGGCCTGATCGACATTATTGTCGCGAACGATGATCTGCATGAACCGTCACACTCCAGCTTCATTATCGTGGGTCGCGGGGGCGGGCTTGCGGCATCCGCACCCGATCCTTCGACCCGAAAACAGTGAATCGCCACGGGAACATCCCGTGACGCGAAGCGGCGCCGATAGCAGCGACGGGCCGAACCTTCAACCCCGCATGGCCGCTACGCGCGCTCTTTCAAACACCGCCGCGCCGCCCTATCGCCTTGGCGCATGACCAGTTTCACCGTCAACGGCATGCCGCTGCACTACAAGCTCGACATGCACACGCCGCTGCTGTGGGCGCTGCGCGACGCATCGAACCTCACCGGCACCAAATATGGCTGCGGCACCGGCCAGTGCGGCGCCTGCACCGTGCATATCGACGGCGTGGCGCAGCGTTCCTGTCAGGTGCCGATCGGATCGATCGAGGGCACG carries:
- the rpsU gene encoding 30S ribosomal protein S21, with protein sequence MQIIVRDNNVDQALRALKKKLQREGVYREMKLRRHYEKPSEKRARERAAAVRRARKLERKRAERDGAR